One genomic window of Mailhella massiliensis includes the following:
- the dsrM gene encoding sulfate reduction electron transfer complex DsrMKJOP subunit DsrM — protein MTIAFAATLLILFIGWAGSALGLQYLLGVILPLTAGAVFIIGFIWKIIRWAKSPVPFAIPTVAGQQRSLDWIKPNRLECPWTTPAVVGRMILEVFAFRSLFRNTRAERTTIDGAPRVTYFSNKWLWVFALLFHYSMLVIIIRHARFFLDPVPVCIAVIEFVDGVFQVGAPRFYLTDAFILAGLAFLLLRRVCTEKLRYISLPADYFALFLLIAIAGSGICMRYISKVDINQAKEVIMGLATLQPVDPSGLGSIFFIHVTLVSALLIYFPFSKLMHMGGVFMSPTRNMKCNTREERHVNPWNPPKHYHTYEEYEDDFREAMVEAGIPVEKQPEPKTEA, from the coding sequence ATGACCATCGCATTTGCGGCAACTCTGCTTATCCTGTTCATAGGATGGGCGGGGTCAGCACTTGGCCTGCAGTATCTGCTCGGCGTGATCTTACCGCTGACAGCGGGTGCTGTGTTCATCATCGGCTTCATCTGGAAAATCATCCGCTGGGCCAAATCGCCTGTCCCGTTCGCCATTCCCACGGTGGCGGGCCAGCAGCGCTCCCTGGACTGGATCAAGCCCAACCGCCTGGAGTGCCCCTGGACCACGCCCGCCGTCGTCGGCCGCATGATCCTTGAGGTGTTCGCCTTCCGGTCCCTGTTCCGCAACACGAGAGCGGAACGCACCACCATCGACGGCGCGCCTCGCGTCACCTATTTTTCCAACAAGTGGCTGTGGGTGTTCGCCCTGCTGTTCCATTACAGCATGCTGGTGATCATCATCCGCCACGCCCGCTTCTTCCTTGATCCGGTGCCGGTGTGCATCGCCGTCATCGAATTCGTGGACGGCGTGTTCCAGGTGGGCGCTCCCCGCTTCTACCTGACCGACGCCTTCATTCTCGCCGGCCTCGCCTTCCTGCTGCTGCGCCGCGTGTGCACGGAGAAGCTCCGCTACATCTCCCTGCCCGCCGACTACTTCGCGCTGTTTCTGCTCATCGCCATCGCCGGTTCCGGCATCTGCATGCGCTACATCTCCAAGGTGGACATCAACCAGGCCAAGGAAGTGATCATGGGCCTCGCCACGCTGCAGCCCGTCGATCCCTCCGGTCTCGGTTCCATCTTCTTCATCCATGTCACGCTGGTGAGCGCGCTTCTCATCTACTTCCCCTTCTCCAAGCTGATGCACATGGGCGGCGTCTTCATGAGCCCCACCCGCAACATGAAGTGCAACACCCGCGAAGAACGGCATGTGAACCCCTGGAATCCGCCCAAGCATTACCACACTTACGAAGAATATGAAGATGATTTCCGTGAAGCCATGGTTGAGGCCGGCATCCCTGTAGAAAAGCAGCCTGAACCCAAGACGGAAGCCTAA
- a CDS encoding RsbRD N-terminal domain-containing protein, whose translation MDITELCSSRRDVLVDRWVNRFFASYPLDSKGFMRTSRDRFANPVGETTRIAAGVLFDAVIGMDADPETVKGALHDLIWIRAVQDMPPSKAVGTLYLLKELLRAEVLPECLKTEHADAGALTEYLAMESRIDTLGLMALDMYSDARERVFRIRVEEVKRSQSQVIRLAKLRREQAEPASETENRGVEE comes from the coding sequence ATGGACATCACAGAACTGTGCAGCAGCCGGAGAGATGTGCTGGTAGACCGCTGGGTAAACCGGTTCTTTGCCAGCTATCCTCTCGACAGCAAGGGTTTCATGCGAACCAGCCGCGACCGCTTCGCCAACCCCGTGGGGGAAACGACGCGCATCGCTGCGGGCGTGCTTTTCGACGCCGTCATCGGCATGGACGCCGACCCTGAAACCGTGAAGGGAGCCCTTCACGATCTTATCTGGATACGCGCCGTGCAGGACATGCCCCCATCCAAAGCCGTGGGGACGCTGTACCTGCTCAAAGAACTGCTGCGCGCCGAAGTGCTGCCCGAATGCCTGAAGACGGAACATGCCGACGCCGGGGCACTCACGGAGTACCTCGCCATGGAGTCCAGAATAGACACCCTGGGGCTCATGGCGCTCGACATGTATTCGGATGCGCGGGAGCGCGTGTTCAGGATCAGAGTGGAGGAAGTAAAGCGAAGCCAGTCGCAGGTGATACGGCTGGCCAAGCTTCGGAGGGAGCAGGCGGAACCTGCTTCTGAAACTGAAAATCGAGGGGTAGAGGAATGA
- the lgt gene encoding prolipoprotein diacylglyceryl transferase has protein sequence MQYPSIDPVALSLGPLQLHWYGLMYVFAFLAGWLLGRFRASRSWSSWTATQVDDFITWAMLGVILGARLGYVVFYDFSAYMADPMEIVRVWNGGMSFHGGLLGVVTASWLWGRRNGKNLVEILDFVAPLVPTGLFFGRIGNFINAELWGKVTQSPLGMVFPGAGPLPRHPSQLYEAGLEGILTFIILWAYSSKPRPHGAVAGLFAVLYAVSRITVEFFRVPDAQLGYLFGGWVTMGQILCLPLLAAGLWLLFRAPGRNKAA, from the coding sequence ATGCAATATCCTTCCATAGATCCTGTGGCCCTCTCTCTCGGGCCGCTGCAGCTTCACTGGTACGGGCTCATGTATGTTTTCGCCTTTCTTGCCGGATGGCTTCTTGGGCGCTTCCGGGCGTCACGTTCCTGGAGTTCCTGGACGGCGACGCAGGTGGACGACTTCATCACCTGGGCCATGCTCGGCGTCATTCTCGGTGCGAGACTCGGCTATGTGGTGTTCTACGATTTTTCCGCATACATGGCGGACCCCATGGAAATCGTGCGCGTATGGAACGGCGGCATGTCCTTCCACGGAGGGCTGCTCGGCGTGGTTACGGCAAGCTGGCTGTGGGGCCGTAGAAACGGGAAGAATCTGGTGGAGATTCTCGATTTCGTGGCGCCCCTTGTGCCCACGGGGCTGTTTTTCGGGCGTATCGGCAACTTCATCAACGCCGAGCTGTGGGGCAAGGTGACGCAAAGCCCCCTCGGCATGGTGTTCCCCGGCGCCGGGCCTCTGCCGAGGCATCCTTCCCAGCTGTATGAGGCCGGTCTTGAAGGCATTCTGACCTTCATCATTCTGTGGGCCTATTCCTCGAAGCCCCGGCCGCACGGCGCGGTGGCGGGGCTTTTCGCCGTGCTCTATGCCGTAAGCCGCATCACCGTGGAATTCTTCCGCGTGCCCGACGCGCAGCTCGGCTATCTTTTCGGCGGCTGGGTGACCATGGGGCAGATACTCTGCCTGCCGCTCCTTGCGGCGGGGCTGTGGCTCCTGTTCCGTGCTCCCGGGAGGAATAAGGCCGCATGA
- a CDS encoding 5'-deoxyadenosine deaminase — MRTLFRDGLAVTMDAERRVLRADILVEDDRIASVAPHEESFRPEEGVEVVELGGMAVIPGLVQAHMHVTQAFFRGLCDDLALMDWLRERTWPLEAAHTARSNAASARFAAMELIRSGTTSLIDMGTTLHQDAIFEVMAETGLRGLFGKCMMDEGEGVPSGMKEDAGACLKETERLIRRWHMAENGRLRYAVAPRFVPSCSQRLLASARDMARQNGLRLHTHASENLGEIALVESVCHERNVLFLHRMGYTGEDVVLAHCIWLDDDEKRLLAETGTHVAHCPSSNLKLASGIAPVAELAALGVSVGIGLDGAHNHMDGLEELRRASILQKALTHDPKALPAMQALEMATLGGAAAMGREKDLGSLEPGKKADLVVLNMDKPHSLPSFGRDIVQRIAYQATHENVVHTMVDGTFLYRDGVFLTLDEGRTLKEAEEECALLMYRAGLPPLVSASARS, encoded by the coding sequence ATGAGAACGCTTTTTCGAGACGGTCTTGCCGTCACCATGGATGCGGAACGCCGTGTGCTGCGCGCCGATATTCTGGTGGAGGACGACCGCATCGCATCCGTTGCACCCCATGAGGAAAGTTTCCGGCCGGAAGAAGGGGTGGAGGTTGTGGAACTTGGCGGCATGGCGGTGATTCCGGGCCTTGTGCAGGCGCACATGCATGTGACGCAGGCGTTTTTCCGTGGCCTTTGCGACGATCTCGCCCTCATGGACTGGCTGCGCGAGCGCACCTGGCCGCTGGAGGCGGCGCATACGGCAAGGAGCAACGCCGCCTCTGCACGCTTTGCCGCCATGGAGCTTATCCGGAGCGGAACGACCTCGCTCATCGACATGGGCACCACCCTGCACCAGGACGCCATTTTCGAGGTCATGGCCGAAACGGGCCTGCGCGGGCTTTTCGGCAAATGCATGATGGATGAAGGGGAGGGCGTGCCTTCAGGGATGAAGGAGGATGCCGGGGCCTGCCTGAAGGAGACGGAGCGGCTCATACGCCGCTGGCACATGGCGGAAAACGGCCGCCTGCGCTATGCCGTGGCTCCGCGTTTCGTGCCTTCCTGTTCACAGCGCCTTCTTGCCTCCGCACGGGACATGGCGCGGCAGAACGGCCTTCGTCTGCATACCCATGCTTCGGAGAATCTCGGAGAAATTGCGCTGGTGGAATCTGTGTGCCATGAGCGCAACGTGCTTTTCCTGCACCGCATGGGCTATACCGGCGAAGACGTGGTACTTGCCCACTGCATCTGGCTTGATGACGATGAAAAGCGCCTTCTTGCCGAAACGGGAACCCATGTGGCCCACTGCCCCTCCTCCAACCTCAAGCTTGCCTCCGGCATCGCGCCCGTGGCGGAGCTTGCCGCTCTCGGTGTGAGCGTGGGCATAGGGCTCGACGGCGCGCACAATCATATGGACGGACTGGAGGAACTGCGCCGGGCCTCGATCCTTCAGAAGGCGCTTACCCATGATCCGAAGGCTCTTCCCGCCATGCAGGCGCTGGAAATGGCCACGCTGGGCGGCGCTGCGGCCATGGGCCGGGAGAAGGATCTCGGCAGCCTGGAACCGGGCAAAAAGGCCGACCTCGTGGTGCTTAACATGGACAAGCCCCATTCGCTTCCTTCCTTCGGCCGCGACATCGTGCAGCGCATAGCCTATCAGGCCACGCACGAAAACGTGGTGCACACCATGGTGGACGGAACCTTTCTCTACCGCGACGGCGTCTTTCTCACGCTGGATGAGGGAAGAACGCTGAAGGAAGCGGAAGAGGAGTGCGCGCTCCTCATGTACAGGGCCGGTCTGCCTCCGCTCGTCTCAGCTTCCGCGCGGTCGTGA
- a CDS encoding 4Fe-4S dicluster domain-containing protein yields the protein MNITRLDKARDLKFKRQVEEESGQNLSACYQCGKCTAGCPGAQFYDRQVSQIMRAVQMGLKEEALKNRSLWLCLSCSTCSARCPNNIDVAAVMETLRMMARREGWVQDRPIESFWKAFLDTVHATGRSYELGVMADYMGRTLRGWGNLEIAPTALLKNKMPFIPSVIHGREEVARIFKRYAEKRS from the coding sequence ATGAACATCACTAGGCTTGATAAAGCCAGGGACCTGAAGTTCAAGCGTCAGGTCGAAGAAGAGAGCGGTCAGAACCTGTCGGCCTGCTACCAATGCGGCAAGTGCACGGCGGGCTGCCCCGGCGCCCAGTTCTATGACCGTCAGGTCAGCCAGATCATGCGCGCCGTGCAGATGGGCCTCAAGGAAGAGGCCCTGAAGAACCGTTCGCTGTGGCTGTGTCTGTCGTGTTCGACCTGCAGCGCCCGCTGCCCCAATAATATCGACGTCGCCGCGGTGATGGAAACGCTCCGCATGATGGCCCGTCGCGAGGGGTGGGTGCAGGATCGGCCCATCGAATCCTTCTGGAAGGCGTTTCTGGATACCGTGCACGCTACGGGCCGCTCCTATGAACTCGGCGTCATGGCCGACTACATGGGGCGCACGCTGCGCGGCTGGGGCAACCTGGAAATAGCCCCCACGGCGCTTCTGAAGAACAAGATGCCCTTCATTCCCTCCGTCATCCACGGCCGCGAGGAAGTGGCGCGCATATTCAAGCGCTACGCGGAAAAGAGGAGCTGA